In the Mycolicibacter sp. MU0102 genome, one interval contains:
- a CDS encoding cytochrome c biogenesis CcdA family protein, whose protein sequence is MSSFTATATTGPLLLAVAVSALAGLVSFASPCVVPLVPGYLSYLAAVVGVDETPRAGALEPPPGARWRVAGSAALFVAGFTAVFLLGSVAVLGMTTTLITNQVLLQRVGGAVTILMGLVFIGFVPALQRQLRFTPQQLSTVFGAPLLGAVFALGWTPCLGPTLTGVIAVASTTDGAGVARGVVLVIAYCLGLGIPFVALAFGSASAVAGLGWLRRHTRAIQVLGGVLLIAVGLALVTGVWDHFVAAVRDGLVSDVRLPI, encoded by the coding sequence GTGAGCAGCTTTACCGCCACCGCCACCACCGGTCCGCTGCTGTTGGCCGTCGCCGTGTCGGCCCTGGCCGGACTGGTGTCGTTCGCCTCGCCGTGCGTAGTGCCGTTGGTACCGGGCTATCTGTCCTACCTGGCGGCCGTGGTGGGCGTCGACGAGACTCCACGGGCCGGTGCGCTTGAGCCCCCGCCCGGAGCGAGGTGGCGCGTCGCCGGGTCGGCAGCATTGTTCGTCGCCGGGTTCACCGCGGTGTTCCTGTTGGGCTCGGTGGCCGTGCTGGGCATGACCACCACGTTGATCACCAACCAGGTGCTGCTGCAACGGGTCGGCGGCGCGGTGACGATTCTGATGGGCCTGGTGTTCATCGGATTCGTTCCCGCACTGCAGCGCCAACTGCGCTTCACCCCGCAGCAGTTGTCCACCGTGTTCGGTGCACCGCTGCTGGGCGCGGTGTTCGCGCTGGGTTGGACACCGTGCCTGGGGCCGACCCTGACCGGGGTGATCGCGGTCGCCTCGACCACCGACGGCGCCGGGGTGGCCCGGGGCGTGGTGCTGGTGATCGCCTACTGCTTGGGCTTGGGCATCCCGTTCGTGGCGCTGGCGTTCGGGTCGGCCAGCGCGGTGGCCGGGCTGGGTTGGCTGCGCCGGCACACCCGGGCGATCCAGGTCCTGGGCGGGGTATTGCTGATCGCGGTCGGGCTCGCCCTGGTCACCGGCGTGTGGGACCACTTCGTGGCCGCGGTCCGCGACGGCCTGGTCTCCGATGTCAGGCTGCCGATCTGA
- the resB gene encoding cytochrome c biogenesis protein ResB, with product MTATTSLLAWIRNTWRALTSMGTALVLLVLLALAAIPGALLPQRSLNAAKVDEYLALHPVLGPWLNRLEAFDVFSSFWFTAIYVLLCVSLIGCLTPRTFEHLRNLRATPVAAPRNLSRLPKHATAQLVGDAAELGAQMAAELRGWRRTTRSSDSAPGGIEISAEKGYLREFGNLIFHFALLGLLAAVALGRMFGYEGNVMVIADGGPGFCSASPAAFDSFRAGATVDGTKLHPLCVRVNDFTADYLASGLATSFTAHIDYQAGEDLRTNEWRPYLLEVNHPLRVGGVRAYLQGHGYAPTFTVTFPDGQTRTQTVQFRPDNPLTLLSSGAIRIDPPAGVYPDASERRKHQIGIQGLFAPTEQLDNRLLSSAFPAMNDPAVAIDVYRGDTGLDTGRPQSLFTLDSRLIDQGRLTKVARSNLKAGEQISLDDGTKVRFDGAVPFVNIQVSHDPAEIWVLVFAMTMMAGLVVSLVVRRRRIWIRITPTAPVGQAGTVNVELGGLARTDNSGWGDEFERLSTKLFGKET from the coding sequence ATGACCGCCACCACTTCGCTGCTCGCGTGGATCCGCAACACCTGGCGAGCGCTGACCTCGATGGGCACCGCGCTGGTGTTGCTGGTGCTGCTCGCACTGGCCGCCATCCCCGGAGCACTGCTGCCGCAACGCAGTCTCAACGCCGCCAAAGTCGACGAATACCTGGCGCTGCACCCGGTACTGGGGCCCTGGCTGAACCGGCTGGAGGCATTCGACGTCTTCTCCAGCTTCTGGTTCACCGCCATCTACGTGCTGCTGTGCGTGTCACTGATCGGTTGTCTGACCCCGCGGACCTTCGAGCATCTGCGCAACCTGCGTGCCACCCCGGTGGCTGCACCACGCAACCTGTCACGGCTGCCCAAACACGCCACGGCGCAGCTGGTCGGTGACGCCGCCGAGCTCGGCGCCCAGATGGCCGCAGAGTTGCGCGGCTGGCGTCGGACCACCCGCTCGTCGGACAGCGCCCCCGGTGGCATTGAGATTTCGGCGGAGAAGGGCTATCTGCGCGAATTCGGCAATCTGATCTTCCATTTCGCGCTGCTGGGGCTACTGGCTGCCGTCGCCCTCGGCCGCATGTTCGGCTACGAGGGCAACGTGATGGTCATCGCCGACGGCGGACCGGGATTCTGCTCGGCGTCGCCGGCCGCGTTCGACTCGTTCCGGGCCGGCGCCACCGTCGACGGGACCAAGCTGCACCCGCTGTGCGTGCGGGTCAACGACTTCACCGCCGACTACCTGGCCTCCGGGCTGGCGACCTCCTTCACCGCGCATATCGACTACCAGGCCGGGGAGGACCTGCGCACCAATGAGTGGCGGCCCTACCTGCTGGAGGTCAACCATCCACTGCGGGTCGGCGGCGTGCGGGCGTACCTACAAGGGCACGGCTACGCGCCCACCTTCACCGTGACCTTCCCGGACGGACAGACCCGCACCCAGACGGTGCAGTTCCGCCCGGACAACCCGCTGACCCTGTTGTCGTCGGGCGCGATCCGCATCGACCCCCCGGCCGGGGTCTACCCCGACGCCAGCGAGCGCCGCAAGCACCAGATCGGCATCCAGGGCCTGTTCGCTCCGACCGAACAACTCGACAACCGGCTGCTGTCGTCGGCGTTCCCCGCCATGAACGATCCCGCGGTCGCGATCGACGTCTACCGCGGCGACACCGGGCTCGACACCGGCCGGCCGCAGAGCCTGTTCACGCTGGATTCCCGGTTGATCGACCAGGGCCGGCTGACCAAGGTGGCCCGGTCCAACCTGAAGGCCGGCGAACAGATCAGCCTCGATGACGGCACGAAGGTGCGCTTCGACGGCGCGGTGCCGTTCGTCAACATCCAGGTGTCGCACGATCCGGCCGAGATCTGGGTGCTGGTGTTCGCGATGACGATGATGGCGGGGTTGGTTGTGTCGCTGGTGGTGCGCCGCCGCCGGATCTGGATCCGGATCACGCCAACGGCGCCCGTGGGGCAGGCCGGTACGGTGAACGTCGAGCTGGGCGGGCTGGCTCGCACCGACAACTCCGGCTGGGGTGACGAGTTCGAGCGATTGAGCACGAAGCTCTTCGGCAAGGAGACATAG
- the ccsB gene encoding c-type cytochrome biogenesis protein CcsB has protein sequence MNTSHIDIGLARYSDWAFTSAMIVLVIALLLLAVELASSRARTPAETELVSAGGVRSDSATPGVVVPAQRRPLGERVGRAGLALVYLGIALLLACIVFRGAATLRPPWGNMYEFINLTCFSGLVASAVALRRPQHRSLWVFVLLPVLILLTVSGRWLYATAAPVMPALQSYWLPIHVSVVSIGSGVFLVAGVASILFLIRSSRLSDPDAPGALARLVRRLPDAQTLDRIAYRTTIFAFPVFGFGVIFGAIWAEGAWGRYWGWDPKETVSFIAWVVYAAYLHARSTAGWRDYKAAWINVVGFAAMIFNLFFVNLVTVGLHSYAGVG, from the coding sequence GTGAACACGAGTCATATCGACATCGGGCTGGCGCGCTACTCCGACTGGGCGTTCACCTCGGCGATGATCGTGCTGGTCATCGCACTGCTGTTGCTGGCCGTCGAACTGGCCTCCAGCCGCGCCCGCACGCCCGCCGAGACCGAGCTGGTTTCCGCCGGCGGTGTGCGCTCCGACAGCGCCACGCCAGGGGTGGTGGTCCCCGCGCAGCGACGGCCCCTGGGTGAGCGGGTGGGCCGCGCCGGCCTGGCCCTGGTCTATTTGGGCATCGCGCTGCTGCTGGCCTGCATTGTGTTCCGCGGCGCTGCCACACTGCGCCCGCCGTGGGGCAACATGTACGAGTTCATCAACCTGACCTGCTTCTCCGGGCTGGTGGCTTCCGCCGTCGCGCTGCGCCGGCCACAACACCGCAGCCTGTGGGTATTCGTGTTGCTGCCGGTGCTGATCCTGCTGACGGTTTCCGGGCGCTGGCTCTACGCCACCGCCGCACCGGTCATGCCTGCGCTGCAGTCCTACTGGCTGCCGATCCACGTGTCGGTGGTCAGCATCGGCTCCGGGGTGTTCTTGGTGGCCGGGGTGGCCAGCATCCTGTTTCTGATCCGCTCGTCGCGCCTGAGCGACCCCGACGCGCCGGGGGCCCTGGCGCGCCTGGTGCGCCGGCTGCCCGATGCGCAAACCCTGGACCGCATCGCCTACCGGACCACGATCTTCGCTTTCCCGGTGTTCGGCTTCGGTGTGATCTTCGGCGCGATCTGGGCCGAGGGGGCCTGGGGCCGCTACTGGGGTTGGGATCCCAAGGAGACGGTTTCGTTCATCGCCTGGGTCGTCTACGCCGCCTATCTCCACGCCAGGTCGACGGCCGGGTGGCGCGATTACAAGGCGGCGTGGATCAACGTTGTGGGGTTCGCGGCGATGATCTTCAACCTGTTTTTCGTCAACCTGGTGACCGTCGGCCTGCACTCGTATGCCGGAGTCGGCTAA
- a CDS encoding MinD/ParA family ATP-binding protein, with amino-acid sequence MSDHAPGDVTASHDVTDHPTTQFRPLQHVNEGADGPADAAEAGAGGSFNQRPEGEETRSFGGFRTERRFSEPVDPWPPAAAETPSGQQSWNAGASTTWVPQPMDNPAPVYFGGSAGGGSGQAPYRASEPIAPFSDLSTTSLLRQVKPPPTSGWRRLLYVLSGQLINVGESPRTIRFNDLVVQVNRPLQGCHRIAVLSLKGGVGKTTITATLGATFASIRGDRVVAVDANPDRGTLNQKVPMETSATVRHLLRDADGIQRYSDVRSYTNQGPSRLEVLASDSDPAVSEAFSAEDYASTLQVLERFYSLVLTDCGTGLMHSAMSAVLAKADTMIVVSSGSVDGARSASATLDWLDAHGHEDLVRNSIAVINAVRPRSGKVDMQKVVDHFSRRCRAVRLVPFDPHLEEGAEIDLMRLKRETREALVELAAVVAEAFPGDDRFNQHFV; translated from the coding sequence GTGTCCGACCATGCACCCGGTGATGTCACTGCGAGCCATGACGTGACGGATCATCCGACCACCCAGTTCCGGCCGCTTCAGCACGTCAACGAGGGGGCTGACGGTCCCGCGGACGCTGCGGAGGCCGGGGCCGGCGGGTCGTTCAACCAGCGGCCCGAAGGCGAGGAGACCCGCTCCTTCGGCGGCTTCCGCACCGAGCGCCGGTTCTCCGAACCGGTCGACCCGTGGCCGCCGGCGGCTGCGGAGACCCCGTCGGGGCAGCAGTCCTGGAACGCAGGCGCATCGACCACCTGGGTTCCGCAGCCGATGGATAACCCTGCTCCGGTGTACTTCGGCGGCAGCGCCGGCGGTGGTTCCGGGCAGGCGCCGTATCGCGCCTCTGAGCCCATCGCCCCGTTCTCGGATCTGTCCACCACGTCCTTGTTGCGACAGGTCAAGCCGCCGCCAACGTCGGGCTGGCGCCGCCTGCTCTACGTGCTGTCCGGCCAGCTGATCAACGTCGGCGAGAGCCCGCGCACCATCCGTTTCAACGACTTGGTGGTCCAGGTGAACCGGCCACTACAGGGCTGTCACCGGATCGCGGTGCTGTCGCTGAAGGGCGGGGTTGGCAAGACCACCATCACCGCGACCCTGGGGGCCACGTTCGCTTCCATCCGAGGTGACCGGGTGGTGGCCGTGGACGCCAACCCCGACCGCGGCACGCTGAACCAGAAGGTGCCGATGGAGACCTCCGCGACGGTGCGGCACCTGCTGCGCGATGCTGACGGTATCCAGCGCTACAGCGATGTCCGCAGCTACACCAACCAGGGCCCCAGCCGCCTGGAGGTGCTGGCCTCCGACAGCGACCCCGCGGTCTCGGAAGCGTTCAGCGCCGAGGACTACGCCAGCACGCTGCAGGTCTTGGAGCGGTTCTACAGCCTCGTGCTCACCGACTGCGGCACGGGTCTGATGCACTCCGCTATGTCAGCGGTGCTCGCCAAGGCCGACACCATGATCGTGGTGAGTTCGGGCTCAGTTGACGGCGCCCGCAGCGCCTCGGCGACGCTGGACTGGCTCGACGCGCACGGTCACGAAGACCTGGTGCGCAACTCGATCGCGGTGATCAACGCGGTGCGGCCTCGCTCGGGCAAGGTCGACATGCAGAAGGTCGTCGACCACTTCTCCCGGCGCTGCCGCGCGGTGCGGTTGGTGCCGTTCGATCCGCACCTGGAAGAAGGCGCGGAGATCGACCTGATGCGGCTGAAGCGCGAGACCCGCGAGGCGCTCGTCGAGCTGGCTGCGGTGGTTGCCGAGGCGTTCCCCGGCGACGACCGGTTCAACCAGCACTTCGTCTAG
- a CDS encoding DUF4229 domain-containing protein has protein sequence MTVATGRAPLGRAVLDVAVYTAARLALVVVLTGVIYGVGRLLGLSDFPPIIAAMLALIVALPLGMWLFTPLRKRATESLTVAGERRRQEREKLQARLRGE, from the coding sequence ATGACCGTGGCGACAGGTCGGGCCCCGTTGGGCCGTGCGGTACTCGATGTAGCGGTGTACACCGCGGCGCGGCTGGCGCTGGTGGTGGTGCTGACGGGGGTGATCTACGGAGTGGGCCGGCTGCTCGGGCTCAGCGATTTCCCGCCGATCATCGCGGCGATGCTGGCGCTGATCGTCGCGCTGCCGTTGGGCATGTGGCTGTTCACACCGCTGCGTAAGCGCGCGACCGAGAGCTTGACCGTCGCCGGCGAACGCCGCCGCCAGGAACGCGAGAAACTGCAAGCCCGACTGCGCGGGGAGTAA
- a CDS encoding 1,4-dihydroxy-2-naphthoate polyprenyltransferase yields the protein MASFAQWIEGARPRTLPNAIAPVIAGTGAAAWLGAAVWWKALLALTVAVALIIGVNYANDYSDGIRGTDDDRTGPVRLVGARLASPRAVLTAAIAALSVGALAGLALALVSAPWLLAVGAACIAGAWLYTGGSRPYGYAGFGEIAVFVFFGLVAVLGTQYTQALRVDWVGGALAVGVGALSSAVLVANNLRDIATDKPAGKITLAVRLGDARTRVLFQLLVALAGVLTLALMRATPWCAVGFIATPLALRAAAPVRSGLGGTALIPVLRDTGLTMLVWAIAEALALSLH from the coding sequence GTGGCCAGCTTCGCACAGTGGATAGAGGGGGCTCGTCCCCGCACCCTGCCCAACGCGATCGCTCCGGTGATCGCCGGAACCGGCGCGGCAGCATGGCTGGGTGCCGCGGTGTGGTGGAAGGCGCTGCTGGCGCTGACCGTCGCGGTGGCGCTGATCATCGGGGTGAACTACGCCAACGACTACTCCGACGGCATCCGTGGCACCGACGACGACCGGACCGGTCCGGTGCGCCTGGTGGGCGCTCGGCTGGCGAGCCCGCGCGCGGTGCTGACGGCAGCGATCGCCGCGCTGTCGGTCGGAGCGCTGGCCGGCTTGGCCCTGGCCCTGGTCAGCGCGCCGTGGCTGCTGGCGGTGGGCGCGGCCTGCATCGCCGGCGCCTGGCTGTACACCGGCGGGTCGAGGCCGTACGGCTACGCCGGCTTCGGCGAGATCGCGGTGTTCGTGTTCTTCGGACTGGTCGCGGTGCTGGGCACCCAGTACACCCAGGCGTTGCGGGTGGACTGGGTCGGCGGCGCGCTGGCGGTAGGCGTCGGTGCCCTGTCGTCGGCGGTGCTGGTGGCCAACAATCTGCGCGATATCGCGACCGACAAGCCGGCCGGCAAGATCACCCTCGCGGTACGCCTCGGCGACGCGCGCACCCGGGTGCTGTTTCAGCTGCTGGTGGCGTTGGCCGGGGTGCTGACGCTGGCCCTGATGCGGGCCACCCCGTGGTGCGCGGTCGGGTTCATCGCCACGCCGCTGGCGCTGCGGGCCGCGGCACCGGTGCGCTCCGGGCTCGGTGGCACCGCACTGATTCCGGTGCTGCGCGACACCGGGTTGACCATGCTGGTGTGGGCAATCGCGGAGGCCTTGGCGCTATCCCTGCACTGA
- a CDS encoding S-methyl-5'-thioadenosine phosphorylase, with translation MREEQKLLGVIGGSGFYSFFGDDARRVSCDTPYGAPSAEITVGSVGGHEVAFLPRHGAAHEYSAHTVPYRANMWALRTLGVRRILAPCAVGSLTPELPPGSVVVPDQLVDRTRGRADTYFDDGGVHVEFADPYCPTLRTAVTGLPDVVDGGTMVVIQGPRFSTRAESQWFAAAGFRLINMTGYPEAVLARELEMCYAAVALVTDLDAGVDVGSGVKAVDVFAEFQKNIEPFKKLVHEAIERIDDERTCTHCLPHEGIQLPFELP, from the coding sequence ATGCGGGAGGAGCAGAAGTTGCTGGGCGTGATCGGCGGTAGCGGTTTCTACTCGTTCTTCGGTGACGATGCGCGCCGCGTCAGCTGCGACACCCCCTACGGGGCGCCCAGTGCAGAGATCACGGTCGGTTCCGTCGGCGGCCACGAAGTGGCATTTCTGCCGCGGCACGGGGCCGCCCACGAGTACTCGGCCCACACAGTGCCCTACCGGGCCAACATGTGGGCGTTGCGGACGCTGGGGGTGCGACGGATCCTCGCGCCTTGCGCAGTCGGCAGCCTGACCCCGGAACTGCCCCCCGGCTCGGTGGTGGTGCCCGATCAACTGGTCGACCGCACCCGGGGCCGCGCCGACACCTACTTCGATGACGGCGGCGTGCACGTCGAGTTCGCCGACCCGTACTGCCCGACGCTGCGGACCGCGGTGACCGGCTTGCCCGACGTGGTCGATGGCGGAACCATGGTGGTTATCCAGGGGCCGCGATTCTCCACCCGCGCCGAAAGCCAATGGTTCGCCGCGGCCGGATTCCGACTGATCAACATGACCGGATATCCCGAAGCAGTGCTGGCTCGTGAACTGGAAATGTGTTATGCCGCAGTAGCTCTGGTCACCGACTTGGATGCCGGAGTCGACGTCGGCAGTGGTGTGAAGGCCGTCGATGTGTTCGCGGAGTTCCAAAAAAACATCGAGCCGTTCAAGAAGCTGGTGCACGAAGCCATCGAGCGGATCGACGACGAACGGACCTGCACGCACTGCTTGCCGCACGAAGGCATTCAGTTGCCGTTCGAGCTGCCCTGA
- a CDS encoding cutinase family protein, which translates to MDITALAAWKTRRITGYLATAMVLGGGLLVPGVPSASAQPCPDVEVVFARGTGEPPGVGGIGQSFVDALHAKVGERSFEVYPVNYAASNDFGGGVDFARTVVDGIRDAGSHIENTAANCPNTRIVLGGFSQGAALAGYTTSAEIPKEVPADYLSYIPKPMPSSVADHVAAVVLFGTPSAEFLQPNGAPPVRIGPRYASKALELCADGDTICNGAPAGGPPFAHASYGVNGMTEQGAEYAAAHL; encoded by the coding sequence ATGGACATCACTGCATTGGCCGCATGGAAGACACGGCGCATCACCGGGTACCTGGCTACAGCGATGGTGCTGGGCGGCGGCCTGCTGGTCCCCGGCGTCCCGTCCGCCTCGGCGCAGCCCTGTCCCGACGTGGAGGTGGTGTTCGCGCGCGGCACCGGCGAGCCACCCGGGGTCGGTGGCATCGGTCAATCCTTTGTCGATGCGCTGCACGCCAAGGTGGGTGAGCGTTCCTTCGAGGTGTATCCGGTCAACTACGCCGCCAGCAACGATTTCGGCGGCGGTGTCGACTTCGCCCGCACCGTCGTCGACGGTATCCGAGACGCCGGCAGCCACATCGAGAACACCGCGGCGAACTGCCCCAATACCCGAATCGTGCTGGGCGGCTTCTCGCAAGGTGCGGCGCTGGCCGGCTACACCACGTCGGCCGAGATCCCCAAGGAAGTCCCCGCCGACTACCTCTCCTACATCCCCAAGCCGATGCCGTCGTCGGTGGCCGACCACGTTGCCGCTGTCGTGTTGTTCGGCACGCCCTCAGCGGAGTTCCTCCAGCCGAACGGCGCGCCACCGGTGCGGATCGGTCCGCGGTATGCGTCCAAGGCCTTGGAGCTGTGCGCCGACGGCGACACCATCTGCAACGGCGCCCCGGCGGGCGGACCGCCCTTTGCGCACGCGTCGTACGGCGTCAACGGCATGACGGAGCAGGGCGCCGAGTACGCGGCCGCCCACCTCTGA
- a CDS encoding TetR/AcrR family transcriptional regulator — translation MRRAVKPREIRRAELLDQALALFLERGYDNVSLNDLLAATGIPKGAFYHYFPSKDALVIALAERSADAALEALRPVFDQPGTGALERLNDGLAASYDVKMAMGAPEQIAAMTALFAPHNRGLFAKIVETWEDLFRPVLTQLISEGVDEGAFNTFDPEGVGDMIQGFAASLRRNLMQILDAPDAKVRRHAIEDCVKRVKLHGIATDRILGLPDGSTVVLDRKQIEAMVARIRP, via the coding sequence ATGCGTCGCGCCGTGAAGCCTCGGGAGATCCGGCGAGCCGAGTTGCTCGACCAGGCACTGGCGCTCTTTCTCGAACGCGGCTACGACAACGTCAGCCTCAACGACCTCCTCGCAGCAACGGGCATACCGAAAGGTGCTTTCTACCACTACTTTCCGTCCAAGGACGCGTTGGTGATCGCGCTGGCCGAGCGCAGCGCCGACGCAGCGTTGGAGGCGCTGCGTCCAGTCTTCGACCAGCCGGGGACGGGCGCGCTGGAGCGCCTCAATGACGGTCTGGCGGCAAGCTATGACGTCAAGATGGCGATGGGGGCTCCCGAGCAGATCGCGGCGATGACGGCACTGTTCGCGCCGCACAACCGGGGGCTGTTCGCCAAGATCGTGGAGACTTGGGAGGACCTGTTCCGACCGGTGCTGACCCAGCTCATCAGCGAAGGCGTCGACGAGGGCGCGTTCAATACCTTCGATCCCGAGGGGGTCGGCGACATGATCCAGGGTTTTGCGGCCAGCTTGCGCAGAAACCTGATGCAGATACTCGATGCGCCGGACGCGAAGGTGCGTCGTCATGCCATCGAGGACTGCGTAAAGCGGGTCAAACTACACGGCATCGCGACGGACCGAATCCTCGGATTGCCTGACGGGTCAACGGTTGTGCTCGACCGCAAGCAGATAGAGGCAATGGTTGCGCGTATCAGGCCGTGA